Part of the Pseudomonas sp. ADAK13 genome is shown below.
AGCAGTGCCAGGCCGGCCCAGAACTTGTGGAAGGGAACACCGGTGGCTTCAAAGCGTTTGTTGGCCCAGCGGGCCATCAGCACAACAGCGATAATCGCCACCACCACGCTGATCACAAACGGCCAGAAACCGTCCGCCATCAAGGCGGCGGGCATGTTCAGGCCACGGCTGCTGACAAAGAACGTGTCGCCGAAGTTGTGGCTGTTGCGCGGCCCCGGCATCGTCAGGAAGACCGCGAAGTACCAGAACAGGATTTGCAGCAGTGGCGGAATGTTGCGGAACACTTCCACGTACACGGTCGCCAGCTTGTTGATCATCCAGTTGGGCGACAAGCGCGCCACGCCGATGATGAACCCGAGGATGGTCGCCAGGACCACGCCGATCACAGTCACCAGCAACGTGTTGAGCAGACCGATCACAAAGACCCGGGCATAGCTGTCCGATTCGGTGTAGTCGATCAGGTGCTGAGCGATGCCGAAGCCGGCACTGCGCTCAAGAAAGTCGAAACCCGAGGTAATGCCCCGGTGTTGAAGGTTGGTTTGCGTGTTGTTGAACAGGTACCAGCCCAACGAGACCACCGCCACAATCGTGATGATCTGGAATAGCCACGCACGCACTTTTGGATCACTGAAGCTGAGCTTCTGTTTTGGTGCGCCGATTTGATTTTGCATTAAGTGCCCCAGGAATAATGGAACAGAACATCACCCGGCGGTTGGCCCACCGGGTGACAGAACCATCAGCGATCAGCGCACAGGTGGTGCGTATTGAATGCCACCGTTGGTCCACAGTGCGTTCAGGCCACGATCGATTTCCAGAGGCGTGCTTTTGCCGAGGTTTTTCTCGAACACTTCGCCGTAGTTACCGACTTGCTTGACGATCTGTACGACCCAGTCTTTCTTCACT
Proteins encoded:
- a CDS encoding amino acid ABC transporter permease encodes the protein MQNQIGAPKQKLSFSDPKVRAWLFQIITIVAVVSLGWYLFNNTQTNLQHRGITSGFDFLERSAGFGIAQHLIDYTESDSYARVFVIGLLNTLLVTVIGVVLATILGFIIGVARLSPNWMINKLATVYVEVFRNIPPLLQILFWYFAVFLTMPGPRNSHNFGDTFFVSSRGLNMPAALMADGFWPFVISVVVAIIAVVLMARWANKRFEATGVPFHKFWAGLALLVVIPALCSLIFGAPLHWEMPKLQGFNFVGGWVLIPELLALTLALTVYTAAFIAEIVRSGIKSVSHGQTEAARSLGLRNGPTLRKVIIPQALRVIIPPLTSQYLNLAKNSSLAAGIGYPEMVSLFAGTVLNQTGQAIEVIAITMSVYLAISISISLLMNWYNKRIALIER